The region TATATGAGCGATCTACAAATCAAAAAATCAGCAGAAACTTACGATGTAGTCATTGTAGGTTCGGGAGCTGGTGGCGGTATGGCTGGTTATGTGTTAGCCAATGCCGGTGTAAAAGTGTTAATGCTGGAGGCCGGGGCCTATTTTGACCCAGCCAAAGACTCGCAACAATTAAAATGGCCTTGGGAATCACCACGCCGTGGTGCGGGTACAACCCGTCCTTTTGGTGATTTCGACGCCGCTTACGGTGGTTGGGAACTGGAAGGCGAACCTTACACAACTAAAGACCAAACAGAATTTTTCTGGTTCCGCTCGCGCATGCTGGGCGGTCGTACCAATCACTGGGGCCGTATTTCCTTACGCATGGGTCCACATGACTTTAAAGCTAAGGATGGTCTTACAGATGATTGGCCGATCACTTATGATGAGGTAAAACCTTTTTACGACAAGGTTGACCGCATGATAGGTGTTTATGGAACCAAAGAAGGTTTGGAGAATGAGCCTGATGGTATCTTCCTGGCTCCACCAAAACCAAGGCTGAATGAGCTCTATATTAAGCAAGGCGCCATAAAAGCAGGTGTAACCACCATCGCCGGTCGTGGATCGGTTTTAACCGAAGCTTTGCCCGGTAATAAAGACCGTGGCGCATGTTTTTTCTGCGGACAGTGCGGTCGTAGCTGTAAAGTTTATGGAGATTTCTCTGCATCGTCATGTTTGGTTATCCCTGCTGTAAAAACAGGCAATCTAAAGGTGATCACCAACGCCATGGTGCGTGAGGTGCTAACAAATAAAGAAGGGTTGGCTACAGGTGTATCTTACGTTAACAAAGAAGATATGCAGGAATATCAGGTAAATGCCAAAACGGTAGTGCTTGGTGCCAGTGCCGGCGAATCGGCACGTATCCTGCTGAACTCCAAATCTGCGGCGCATCCTGGTGGTTTGGCTAACAGCAGTGGTGTTGTAGGCCGTTACCTGCATGATTCAACCGGATCAAGCGCAGGTGGGTTCCTTCCGCAATTAATGGATCGCAAACGATACAACGAAGATGGTGTGGGCAGTGTACACATCTATTCACCATGGTGGCTGGATAATAAAAAACTGGATTTTCCTCGTGGTTATCACATCGAATATGGAGGTGGCTTACACATGCCATCATACGGTTTTGGCGGCGGTATCCATAACATGAATGGTGCAGTGCCCGATCGTAATGGCAAGAAGAAAGAGGCCGGTGGTTATGGCGCATCATTAAAAGATGATTATCGTCGTTTTTATGGTACCCAGTTTGGTATGGCCGGTCGTGGTACTGCTATTGCCCGCTATGATAACTATTGTGAGATTGACCCGAATGTGGTTGATAAATATGGTATCCCGGTACTGCGTTTCCATTACAAATGGGCCGATGACGAGATTAAACAAGCTAAACACATGCAGGAAACCTTCCAGGAAATTATGCATAATATGGGTGCTATCTATGGTAAACCACAAGGGCCTGAAACCAATTATGGTTTAGAGGCTCCGGGTAAGATCATCCACGAGGTTGGAACCATACGTATGGGCGACGACCCTAAGAAATCAGCCTTAAATAAATGGTGCCAGGCGCATGATTGCAAAAACCTGTTTGTGGTTGACGCGGCTCCGTTTGTTCAGCAGGGCGATAAAAACGCTACCTGGACTATCCTGGCCCTGTCTATGCGTACTGCCGAATATATTTTACAGGAAAGAAAAAAATTAAACGTTTAACAAGCCCCAATAAAAATTAGTTATGAACAGACGTGACTCCCTAAAAGCGATAGGCTTTGGTACACTCTCAGCAGGATTATTACTGGAAGCCTGTAAAACCGATAATAAAAAAACAGGTGAAGAAGCTGCATCCACACCGGCAGCACCAGAAGCCGGTCGGCAGCCATTTGAGGTTGAACGCGACAAAAAGCTGAATGCCGACAAATTCTTTACCCCTGCAGAAATGGCTACCATAACCGTACTGGTTGATATTATTATTCCTAAGGACGAGAAATCGG is a window of Mucilaginibacter inviolabilis DNA encoding:
- a CDS encoding GMC family oxidoreductase — protein: MSDLQIKKSAETYDVVIVGSGAGGGMAGYVLANAGVKVLMLEAGAYFDPAKDSQQLKWPWESPRRGAGTTRPFGDFDAAYGGWELEGEPYTTKDQTEFFWFRSRMLGGRTNHWGRISLRMGPHDFKAKDGLTDDWPITYDEVKPFYDKVDRMIGVYGTKEGLENEPDGIFLAPPKPRLNELYIKQGAIKAGVTTIAGRGSVLTEALPGNKDRGACFFCGQCGRSCKVYGDFSASSCLVIPAVKTGNLKVITNAMVREVLTNKEGLATGVSYVNKEDMQEYQVNAKTVVLGASAGESARILLNSKSAAHPGGLANSSGVVGRYLHDSTGSSAGGFLPQLMDRKRYNEDGVGSVHIYSPWWLDNKKLDFPRGYHIEYGGGLHMPSYGFGGGIHNMNGAVPDRNGKKKEAGGYGASLKDDYRRFYGTQFGMAGRGTAIARYDNYCEIDPNVVDKYGIPVLRFHYKWADDEIKQAKHMQETFQEIMHNMGAIYGKPQGPETNYGLEAPGKIIHEVGTIRMGDDPKKSALNKWCQAHDCKNLFVVDAAPFVQQGDKNATWTILALSMRTAEYILQERKKLNV